A section of the Saccharomyces paradoxus strain CBS432 chromosome XII sequence genome encodes:
- the CLF1 gene encoding Clf1p (Member of the NineTeen Complex (NTC)~similar to YLR117C), with amino-acid sequence MDTLEPTTVDTHISAEQILRDVYKKGQKARGSTNIDILDVEELREYQRRKRTEYEGYLKRNRLDMGQWIRYAQFEIEQHDMRRARSIFERALLVDSSFIPLWVRYIDAELKVKCVNHARNLMNRAISTLPRVDKLWYKYLIVEESLNNIEIVRSLYTKWCSLEPGVNAWNSFVDFEVRQKNWNGVREIYSKYVMVHPQVQTWLKWVKFENRHGNAEFTRSVYSLATDTVADLQKLHIWSDAEVVKLVNSFAHWEATQQEYERSTALYRIAIEKWPSNQLLKGGLLDFEKQFGNINSIEETISYKRKMDYETTLNNNAYDYDTWWLYLDLVSESFPNQIMQTFEKAIVDSRPKGLSKTLHWKRYVYLWMRYICYVELELENSLLEDELFQRLINDIIPHEHFTFSKIWLMYAKFLIRQDDVPRARKILGRAIGLCPKSKTFKGYIELEVKLKEFDRVRKIYEKFIEFRPSDLQIWSQYAELEENLGDWDRVRGIYAIALDENSQFLTREAKIELLQKYITFETESQEFEEARKLYRSYLELNEYSVQSWIEFAMYQSSTPTEQQLSDLAKLQSENVDEDIEFEITDENKVEARKVFEEAVAFFKDKDDKEGRLSILEALRDYEETYGTELDQETVGKKLPKVVKKVKLQDGVEEEFIDYVFPDDIDDNKPKPSKFLELAKKWKKEQAP; translated from the coding sequence ATGGACACTTTAGAACCAACTACCGTCGATACACATATTTCTGCGGAGCAGATTCTGCGGGATGTGTACAAGAAGGGGCAAAAAGCAAGAGGATCGACTAATATTGATATACTAGACGTGGAAGAACTTCGAGAATACCAGCGCAGGAAGAGAACAGAGTATGAAGGTTATTTGAAGAGAAATAGACTGGACATGGGTCAATGGATCCGTTATGCGCAATTCGAAATTGAACAGCACGACATGAGGCGCGCCAGATccatctttgaaagagCTTTATTAGTAGATAGTTCGTTCATCCCCCTTTGGGTACGATACATTGATGCTGAACTGAAAGTAAAATGTGTTAACCACGCTAGGAATCTTATGAACAGAGCCATTAGTACGTTGCCCAGAGTAGACAAGTTATGGTACAAGTACCTCATTGTCGAAGAGTCGTTAAACAATATCGAAATTGTACGATCACTATACACCAAGTGGTGCTCCTTGGAGCCAGGCGTTAATGCATGGAATTCCtttgttgattttgaagTAAGACAGAAAAACTGGAACGGTGTAAGAGAGATTTATTCGAAATACGTCATGGTTCATCCACAAGTGCAGACGTGGCTAAAGTGGGTCAAGTTTGAAAACAGACATGGTAATGCTGAATTTACAAGAAGTGTTTACTCTTTAGCGACAGATACAGTAGCTGaccttcaaaaattgcatATTTGGTCTGATGCCGAGGTTGTAAAATTAGTAAATTCATTTGCTCATTGGGAAGCTACGCAGCAAGAATACGAAAGATCGACTGCCCTTTATCGAATTGCTATAGAAAAATGGCCTTCCAATCAATTACTTAAGGGTGGACTgttagattttgaaaaacaatTCGGCAACATAAACTCTATAGAAGAAACTATTAGCTATAAGAGGAAAATGGACTATGAAACAACACTGAATAATAACGCCTATGATTATGACACCTGGTGGTTATATTTGGATCTCGTTTCAGAAAGCTTCCCCAACCAAATAATGCAAACTTTCGAAAAAGCTATTGTGGACAGCCGACCAAAAGGACTATCAAAAACTCTTCACTGGAAAAGGTACGTTTATCTATGGATGAGGTATATATGCTATGTGGAGTtagaattggaaaattcacttttggaagatgaactttttcaaaggttAATTAATGATATTATTCCTCATGAGCATTTcacattttccaaaatatgGCTAATGTATGCCAAATTTCTAATACGACAGGATGATGTGCCGAGggcaagaaaaattttgggtAGAGCTATTGGCTTATGCCCCAAATCTAAAACCTTCAAAGGTTACATCGAGTTGGAAGTGAAGTTGAAGGAATTTGATCGTGTGAGAAAAATCTATgagaaatttattgaattcCGGCCCTCTGACCTACAAATTTGGTCACAATATGCAGaattagaagaaaatttagGAGATTGGGATAGAGTAAGAGGCATATATGCAATCGCGTTAGATGAAAATTCCCAGTTTCTAACAAGGGAAGCTAAAATTGAATTGcttcaaaaatacataACGTTCGAGACAGAATCACAAGAATTCGAAGAGGCAAGGAAGCTTTATAGAAGTTATTTGGAGTTGAACGAATATTCTGTTCAAAGCTGGATCGAATTTGCCATGTATCAAAGTTCAACCCCGACGGAACAACAACTATCAGACTTAGCAAAACTGCAAAGTGAAAATGTagatgaagatattgaGTTTGAAATTACCgatgaaaataaagtaGAGGCAAGAAaagtctttgaagaagcagTGGCTTTTTTCAAGGACAAGGATGATAAAGAAGGGAGGCTATCTATTTTGGAAGCACTGAGAGACTATGAAGAAACTTATGGTACTGAACTCGATCAAGAAACTGTCGGAAAGAAGCTCCCCAAAGTCGTCAAGAAGGTAAAGTTACAGGACGGCGTTGAAGAGGAATTTATAGACTACGTTTTCCCTGATGATATCGACGATAACAAGCCAAAACCATCAAAGTTCTTGGAATTAGccaaaaaatggaaaaaggAACAGGCACCTTGA
- the TML25 gene encoding palmitoyl-(protein) hydrolase (Acyl-protein thioesterase responsible for depalmitoylation of Gpa1p~similar to YLR118C), which produces MNGLRVAAKIQPARQTIIFLHGLGDTGSGWGFLAQYLQQRDSAAFQHTNFVFPNAPEVHVTANGGALMPAWFDILEWDPTFSKVDSDGFMSSLNSIEKTVKQEIDRGIKPEHIIIGGFSQGAALALATSVTLPWKIGAIVALSGFCSIPGILKQHKNGINANTPIFHGHGDMDPVVPIGLGMKAKQFYQDSCGIQDYEFKVYKGMAHSTVPEELEDLAAFIKKSLSL; this is translated from the coding sequence ATGAATGGACTTAGGGTTGCGGCAAAAATTCAGCCAGCACGTCAAACTATCATATTTTTACATGGTTTAGGTGACACAGGTTCGGGTTGGGGATTTTTAGCTCAGTATTTACAACAGAGGGACTCTGCCGCTTTTCAGCACACTAATTTTGTGTTTCCTAATGCTCCAGAGGTTCATGTGACAGCAAACGGCGGTGCACTGATGCCTGCTTGGTTTGACATCTTGGAATGGGACCCTactttttccaaagttGATAGTGACGGTTTTATGAGCTCTTTGAATTCCATTGAAAAGACAGTTAAGCAGGAAATTGACAGGGGCATTAAACCGGAACATATCATTATCGGAGGTTTCTCTCAAGGGGCCGCATTAGCTCTCGCAACATCTGTTACTTTACCATGGAAAATCGGCGCTATAGTGGCTCTGTCTGGATTCTGTTCTATCCCAGGAATTCTGAAGCAACACAAAAATGGTATTAATGCCAATACACCGATTTTCCATGGGCATGGTGATATGGATCCAGTAGTTCCTATTGGTCTAGGCATGAAGGCAAAACAGTTCTATCAAGATAGCTGTGGGATACAAGACTACGAATTCAAGGTATACAAGGGCATGGCCCATTCTACAGTTCCTGAGGAATTAGAGGACTTGGCTGCATTTATTAAAAAGAGCTTGTCCTTATAG
- the SRN2 gene encoding ESCRT-I subunit protein SRN2 (Component of the ESCRT-I complex~similar to YLR119W): MDVVPSPSAQERVSKKNKNIPLPEGIHLLSSKEIIDLIQTHRHQLELYVTKFNPLTEFAEKINAFRDQFKQLEESFKDLHGQRDKVQVLLENCRILESKYVASWQDYHSEFSEKYGDIALRKKLEQNTKKLDEESSKLETTTRTIASADELDQFIKNYMDIRTQYHLRREKLATWEKQGNLKY; this comes from the coding sequence ATGGACGTGGTACCATCTCCGAGTGCACAAGAAAGAGtaagcaaaaaaaacaaaaatatccCCTTACCTGAAGGAATTCACCTTTTATCATCTAAAGAGATAATCGATCTAATTCAAACTCACAGACATCAATTAGAGCTATACGTCACAAAATTCAATCCCTTAACTGAATTTGCTGAAAAGATTAATGCCTTTAGAGATCAATTTAAACAACTGGAAGAAAGCTTTAAAGATTTACATGGACAAAGAGATAAGGTCCAAGTTTTATTAGAAAACTGCAGAATTTTAGAATCCAAATACGTAGCCAGTTGGCAAGATTATCATTCCgaattttcagaaaaatatgGTGATATAGCATTGAGAAAGAAGCTAGAgcaaaatacaaaaaaacttGACGAGGAAAGTTCGAAATTAGAAACTACCACGAGAACCATCGCGTCGGCAGATGAACTGGATCAGTTCATTAAAAATTATATGGACATACGGACGCAATACCACTTAAGGAGAGAGAAACTGGCAACCTGGGAAAAACAAGGTAATTTGAAATACTAG
- the YPS1 gene encoding aspartyl protease (Aspartic protease~similar to YLR120C), with translation MKLATVRSAVLSSLFASQVLGKIIPAANKRDDDSNSKFVKLPFHKLYGDSLENVGSDKKPEVHLFKRADGYEEIIITNQQSFYSVELEVGTPPQNVTVLVDTGSSDLWIMGSNNPYCSSDTMGDSRRRVIDKRDDSSSSGALVNDINPFGWLTGTGSVIGPTATGSGGGSGTATQSVPASEATMDCLEYGTFTTSDSSTFKSNNTYFSISYGDGTFASGTFGTDVLDLSDLNVTGLSFAVANETNSTMGVLGIGLPELEVTYSGSTASRGGRAYKYDNFPIVLKNSGAIKSNAYSLYLNDSDAEHGTILFGAVDHSKYTGTLYTIPIVNTLSASGFSSPIQFDVTINGIGISDSQNGNKTLTTTKIPALLDSGTTLTYLPETVVSLIADEIGAQYSYRLGYYVVTCPSDDSTQIVFDFGGFHINTSLSSFILSAGNTCLLGIIPTSDSTGTILGDSFLTNAYVVYDLENLEISMAQARYNTTSENIEVISSSVPSAVKAPGYTNTWSTSASIVTGGNIFTVNASQTASFSGNVTSSTASATSTSSKRNVGDHIVPSLPFTLISLLFAFI, from the coding sequence ATGAAACTGGCAACTGTAAGATCTGCGGTACTTTCGTCACTCTTTGCATCGCAGGTGCTGGGTAAGATAATACCGGCAGCAAACAAGCGCGACGACGACTCGAACTCCAAGTTTGTTAAGTTGCCCTTTCATAAGCTTTATGGGGATTCGCTAGAAAATGTTGGAAGCGACAAAAAACCAGAGGTACACCTTTTTAAGAGAGCTGACGGTTATGAGGAAATTATAATTACCAACCAGCAAAGTTTCTATTCGGTGGAGTTGGAAGTGGGTACGCCACCACAGAACGTAACGGTCCTAGTGGACACAGGCTCCTCTGATCTATGGATTATGGGCTCGAACAATCCATATTGTTCTTCGGATACTATGGGCGATAGCCGGAGGCGTGTTATTGATAAGCGTGATGATTCGTCAAGCAGCGGAGCTTTGGTTAATGATATAAATCCATTTGGCTGGTTGACAGGAACGGGCAGTGTCATTGGCCCTACGGCCACGGGTTCAGGAGGGGGTTCAGGAACGGCAACTCAATCCGTGCCTGCTTCGGAAGCCACCATGGACTGTCTTGAATACGGGACATTTACCACTTCAGACTCTTCTACTTTCAAATCAAACAACACATACTTCAGTATTAGCTACGGTGACGGCACTTTTGCCTCCGGTACTTTCGGTACGGATGTGTTAGATTTGAGTGACTTGAACGTTACTGGGTTGTCTTTTGCCGTTGCCAATGAGACGAATTCCACTATGGGCGTTTTAGGTATTGGTTTGCCTGAACTAGAAGTCACTTATTCTGGCTCTACTGCATCTCGTGGTGGAAGGGCTTATAAATACGACAATTTCCCCAttgtattgaaaaattcaggCGCTATCAAAAGCAATGCGTATTCTTTGTATTTGAACGACTCGGACGCTGAGCACGGTACCATTTTGTTCGGAGCCGTGGACCATAGTAAATATACTGGCACTTTGTACACCATCCCCATTGTAAACACTCTGAGTGCGAGTGGATTTAGCTCCCCCATTCAATTTGATGTCACTATCAATGGTATTGGGATCAGTGATTCTCAGAATGGTAACAAGACTTTGACGACCACTAAAATACCTGCCTTATTGGATTCCGGTACTACTTTGACCTATTTACCTGAAACAGTGGTATCTCTGATCGCTGATGAAATAGGTGCACAATACTCTTACAGGTTAGGATATTACGTAGTAACCTGTCCATCTGATGATAGTACCCAAATAGTGTTCGATTTTGGTGGTTTTCACATCAATACATCGCTCTCCAGTTTTATCTTGAGTGCGGGCAATACATGTCTTTTAGGTATCATCCCAACAAGTGATAGCACAGGTACCATTTTGGGTGACTCGTTTTTGACTAACGCGTACGTGGTTTATGATTTGGAGAATCTTGAAATATCCATGGCTCAAGCTCGCTATAACACCACAAGTGAAAATATCGAAGTTATTTCATCCTCCGTTCCAAGCGCCGTAAAGGCGCCAGGCTATACAAATACTTGGTCTACAAGCGCATCTATTGTTACTGGTGGTAACATATTCACTGTAAATGCCTCGCAAACCGCTTCCTTTAGCGGTAATGTGACGTCCAGTACCGCATCCGCCACTTCTACATCaagtaaaagaaatgttgGTGACCATATAGTTCCATCTCTACCTTTCACTTtaatttctcttctttttgcatTCATTTGA
- the YPS3 gene encoding aspartyl protease (Aspartic protease~similar to YLR121C) — MKVQLAAVAFLIVLTSSALGRVLPEEKYVKIPFTKRKDGGTGELSKRSNGHETFVLANEQSFYSVELAIGTPSQNLTVLLDTGSADLWVPGKGNPYCGSVMDCDQYGVFDKSKSSTFKANKSSPFYAAYGDGTYAEGAFGQDKLKYNELDLSGLSFAVANESNSTFGVLGIGLSTLEVTYSGKVAVMDKKSYQYDNFPLFLKHSGAIDATAYSLFLNDESQSSGNILFGAVDHSKYEGQLYTIPLVNLYKSQGYQHPVAFDVTLQGLGLQTDKRNITLTTTKLPALLDSGTTLTYLPSQAVALLAKSLNASYSKTLGYYEYTCPSSDNKTSVAFDFGGFRINAPLSDFTMQTSVGSCVLAIIPQAGNATAILGDSFLRNAYVVYDLDNYEISLAQAKYGTGKENIEAIKSTVPSAIKAPSYNNTWSNYVSATSGGNIFTTVRTSNGTTTATTARSSSTKKTNSTTTAKATHKGKRALQRAATNSAASTRSTLRLLLIPSLLILSVFFS; from the coding sequence atgaaagttcAATTGGCGGCAGTGGCTTTTTTAATAGTCTTGACTAGTTCGGCACTGGGTAGAGTACTTCCCGAAGAGAAGTACGTCAAGATCCCCTTcacaaaaagaaaggacGGCGGCACTGGTGAGCTGAGTAAGAGATCCAACGGTCATGAAACCTTCGTACTGGCCAACGAGCAGAGCTTCTATTCTGTTGAGCTAGCCATCGGTACGCCTTCACAAAACCTTACTGTGCTGCTGGACACAGGTTCAGCAGACTTGTGGGTTCCCGGCAAGGGAAACCCCTATTGCGGTTCGGTTATGGACTGTGACCAGTACGGTGTGTTCGACAAGAGCAAGTCGTCCACGTTCAAAGCCAACAAGTCCTCGCCTTTTTATGCCGCTTACGGAGATGGCACCTATGCTGAAGGCGCATTTGGCCAAGACAAACTCAAGTATAACGAGTTAGACCTCAGCGGTCTATCGTTTGCCGTGGCCAACGAATCTAACTCGACTTTTGGTGTGCTCGGGATCGGTCTTTCTACGCTCGAGGTCACCTATTCTGGTAAAGTCGCAGTAATGGACAAAAAAAGCTACCAATACGATAACTTTCCCCTGTTCCTAAAACACTCTGGAGCCATTGATGCGACCGCATACTCTCTTTTCCTAAATGACGAGTCGCAGTCTTCCGGCAACATTCTCTTCGGCGCTGTCGATCACAGCAAGTACGAGGGCCAGCTGTATACCATCCCTTTGGTTAATCTGTATAAGTCGCAGGGTTATCAGCATCCGGTGGCATTTGATGTCACTTTGCAGGGCCTCGGGCTACAAACGGACAAACGCAACATCACATTGACCACAACCAAGCTTCCAGCTCTGCTTGATTCAGGCACAACGCTAACATATCTGCCCTCCCAGGCGGTGGCTTTGCTAGCAAAGAGCTTAAACGCCTCGTATTCCAAGACATTGGGCTATTACGAGTACACGTGTCCCTCAAGCGACAACAAAACCAGCGTGGCCTTTGACTTCGGTGGCTTCCGCATCAATGCACCTCTGTCCGACTTTACTATGCAGACCAGCGTGGGGAGCTGTGTCTTGGCAATAATCCCACAAGCGGGCAATGCCACCGCTATTCTTGGCGACTCCTTCTTGAGAAACGCCTACGTGGTCTACGATTTGGACAACTACGAGATTTCCCTAGCACAGGCCAAGTACGGCACGGGGAAAGAGAACATCGAAGCCATCAAGTCTACTGTCCCAAGTGCAATAAAGGCCCCTAGCTATAACAACACTTGGTCTAACTACGTCTCCGCCACGTCGGGtggtaatatttttacCACCGTGCGCACTTCCAACGGTACCACTACTGCCACTACTGCCAGGTCAAGCAGTaccaagaaaacaaactCTACCACTACTGCAAAGGCGACTCATAAAGGCAAAAGGGCCCTTCAGAGGGCTGCTACTAATTCTGCAGCTAGTACCCGCTCCACCTTGCGTTTACTGCTAATTCCCTCCTTACTCATACTCTCCGTTTTCTTCTCATAA
- a CDS encoding uncharacterized protein (similar to YLR125W) has protein sequence MGQVSEPTDKNFKNFKNHLIKNITSQESLKTRIEDENSDVTNPTEDNYSLFNKTGALTDGGITAEEGCLCSHEEEDSPSRSEEDSEEDSEEAEKEAEKEAEKEAEKESARAFSELVAVLQDKDIPLGVLDEPQVKDWLEKYTGVYRSSWHR, from the coding sequence ATGGGGCAAGTCTCAGAACCAACTGACAAGAACTTCAAGAACTTCAAGAACcatttgataaagaacaTAACTTCTCAGGAATCCTTAAAAACTAGAATTGAGGATGAAAATAGTGATGTCACCAATCCGACAGAGGATAACTATTCCCTATTTAATAAAACAGGGGCATTGACGGACGGTGGAATTACTGCTGAAGAAGGATGTTTATGCTCAcatgaagaagaggattCACCTTCACgttcagaagaagattcagaagaagattcagaagaagctgaaaaagaagctgaaaaagaagctgaaaaagaagctgaaaaagaatCTGCAAGGGCCTTTAGCGAGCTAGTTGCAGTCCTGCAGGACAAAGACATACCACTAGGTGTATTAGACGAACCTCAGGTAAAAGACTGGCTTGAAAAATACACTGGCGTCTATAGAAGCTCTTGGCATAGGTAA
- a CDS encoding putative amidotransferase (glutamine amidotransferase~similar to YLR126C) translates to MTVKKIVILYTDEDNEWSKPWGNFVDMAIKLLEQTRKLECIKEDVEYEVFHVQKNLFPQLSNLQKDEYLGVYITGSKYDSFDNKIEWIMKLRSFLNEMLSSKIEYPPVAGICFGHQIIAAALGSSVGRNPKGFEGGVVSLKLNSVGQELFGGPQLNLSEVHSDCVFNVPDGYQNWGSSEKCHNQGFYRQNKVLTFQGHPEFNSDVAQKGLLKSQDKLTLEEFDRYERQCQELDNNGIQAARSIWRLFLQKI, encoded by the coding sequence ATgacagtaaaaaaaatagttatTCTTTATACagatgaagataatgaatggAGTAAGCCATGGGGtaattttgttgatatgGCTATCAAACTGCTAGAACAGACCAGGAAACTGGAATGCATTAAAGAGGATGTTGAATATGAGGTGTTTCATgtgcaaaaaaatttgtttccTCAATTGTCgaatcttcaaaaagatGAATATTTGGGCGTATACATCACTGGGTCAAAATATGATTCATTCgataacaaaattgaatgGATTATGAAGCTAAGAAGTTTCTTAAACGAGATGCTAAGTAGTAAGATTGAATATCCACCCGTGGCCGGAATATGTTTTGGCCATCAAATTATCGCAGCTGCCCTAGGCAGTTCAGTTGGTCGGAACCCGAAAGGGTTTGAAGGTGGTGTTGTGTCACTAAAACTAAACTCAGTGGGTCAGGAGCTATTTGGTGGTCCACAGTTAAATCTTTCGGAAGTGCACAGTGACTGTGTGTTCAATGTTCCAGATGGATATCAAAATTGGGGGTCAAGTGAAAAATGTCATAACCAAGGGTTTTATAGGCAAAATAAAGTGCTAACATTTCAAGGACATCCTGAATTTAATAGTGACGTCGCTCAGAAAGGACTGTTGAAGTCTCAAGACAAGCTCACCCTCGAAGAGTTTGATAGATACGAAAGACAGTGCCAGGAGCTGGATAATAATGGTATTCAAGCTGCCAGGAGTATTTGGAGGCTATTCTtgcaaaaaatatga
- the APC2 gene encoding anaphase promoting complex subunit 2 (Subunit of the Anaphase-Promoting Complex/Cyclosome (APC/C)~similar to YLR127C) produces the protein MSIQITPTRDLKTITDELQTLSSYIFHTNIADDLNSLLTWMSPNDPKSNHQLRPPSLRIKNIIKVLFPNNASTSPYSVINTSQTNNSIVNEGNTNKELQLQLLSTLKEYYIFQVRYHFFLHFDNINYLKDIQRWENYYEFPLRYVPIFEVHVNGWALELNSLRHYLLNRNIRFKSNLRTRLDKLIMDDDFDLASNLIQWLNSADGSLSSMELIVNALYNKINKFCEDNMSGVWNKRFMIMETFNKFINQYWSQFSKLVGCPEDDHELTTTVFNCFESNFLRIRTKEIFDICVLAYPDSKVTLLELKKIMKDFKDYTNIVTTFLSDFKKYILNPSITTVDALLRYVKTIKAFLVLNPTGRCLHSITTFVKPYFQERKHLVNVLLYAMLDLPEEELKEKINFKVDMKALLSLVDTLHDSDINQDTNIMKRDMNKKSPFLWNLKMKGKREPNGVSTTRHTMIYEHILNYYLTWVPEPNDMIPGSAKSSYIKTNLFEILLDLFESREFFISEFRNLLTDRLFTLKFYRLDDKWTQCLKLIREKIVKFTERSHANYITNGILGLPETTAPVADADQSNLNSIDVMLWDIKCSEELCRKMHEVAGLDPLIFPKFISLLYWKYNCDTQSSSDLAFHLPIDLEKELQKYSDIYSQLKPGRKLQLCKDQGKVEIELAFKDGRRLVLDVSLEQCSVINQFHSTNDEPLCLSLEQLSESLNISSPRLIHLLNFWIQKGVLSNEKEIYSVIEYCDTDFDQAQKIIPMEIENNNQESHDDSEVDRKYELTLQRSLPFIEGMLANLGAMKLHKIHSFLKTTVPKDWGYNRITLQELEKYLSTLADEGRLKYIANGSYEVVKNEHKN, from the coding sequence ATGTCAATTCAAATTACCCCAACTCGAGATTTAAAAACTATTACAGATGAGTTACAAACACTTTCTTCATACATCTTTCACACAAACATCGCTGATGATTTGAACTCTTTACTTACATGGATGAGCCCTAACGATCCTAAGAGTAACCATCAACTACGCCCCCCTAGTCTTCGtattaaaaatatcatcaagGTTCTCTTTCCTAATAACGCATCCACCTCCCCATATAGTGTGATAAACACTAGCCAAACAAACAATTCAATAGTTAATGAGGGAAATACAAACAAAGAGTTACAACTACAGCTTTTATCCACGCTTAAAGAGTATTATATTTTCCAAGTTCgttatcattttttcttacattttgataacatcaattatttaaaagatATTCAACGATGGGAAAATTATTATGAGTTTCCCTTACGTTACGTTCCTATCTTTGAGGTACATGTGAACGGTTGGGCACTTGAACTTAATTCTTTAAGACATTATTTGTTGAATAGAAATATAAGGTTCAAGAGTAATTTAAGAACAAGATTGGATAAATTAATAATggatgatgattttgacCTAGCAAGCAATTTAATCCAGTGGCTCAACTCTGCTGACGGTTCGTTATCCTCTATGGAATTGATAGTTAATGCTCTTTACaacaaaatcaataaattctGTGAAGATAACATGAGTGGAGTATGGAATAAAAGGTTTATGATTATGGAAacattcaataaatttatcaatCAGTACTGGTCCCAATTCTCTAAATTAGTCGGCTGTCCAGAGGATGATCACGAACTAACCACTACAGTTTTCAACTGTTTTGAATCGAACTTCCTTAGGATAAGAACGAAGGAAATCTTTGATATATGCGTTTTGGCTTATCCTGATTCAAAGGTTACTTTATTggagttgaagaaaattatgaaaGACTTCAAGGATTATACAAATATCGTGACAACATTTTTGTCcgatttcaagaaatacaTTCTAAACCCCAGCATAACTACGGTGGATGCTTTGTTGAGATATGTTAAAACTATTAAAGCATTTTTGGTCTTGAATCCAACAGGAAGATGCCTGCACTCAATAACAACGTTTGTCAAACCTTATTTTCAAGAGCGGAAGCACTTAGTAAACGTATTGTTATATGCAATGTTGGACTTACctgaagaagaactaaAGGAGAAAATTAATTTCAAAGTAGATATGAAGGCATTGCTCTCACTTGTAGACACCTTACACGATTCTGATATCAACCAAGATACGAACATCATGAAAAGGGatatgaataaaaaaagccCCTTTCTATGGAATCTCAAGATGAAAGGAAAGAGGGAACCGAATGGGGTTTCTACGACAAGACACACCATGATATACGAACATATACtcaattattatttgaCTTGGGTACCGGAGCCTAATGATATGATTCCTGGTAGCGCTAAATCAAGTTATATTAAGACAAATTTGTTTGAAATACTTTTAGACCTTTTTGAATCCagagaattttttatatcTGAATTTCGAAATCTCTTGACCGATAGATTATTCACTTTGAAGTTTTACAGATTGGATGACAAATGGACCCAATGTTTGAAGCTAATAAGGGAAAAAATAGTTAAATTCACAGAGAGAAGTCATGCCAATTACATAACAAACGGTATATTAGGACTACCGGAAACAACAGCCCCTGTAGCGGATGCAGATCAATCGAATCTAAATAGCATTGATGTCATGCTCTGGGATATTAAGTGTAGCGAGGAGCTGTGCCGTAAAATGCATGAAGTGGCCGGATTAGACCCACTAATATTCCCAAAATTTATTTCACTGTTATACTGGAAATACAATTGTGATACGCAAAGTTCTAGTGACCTAGCATTCCATCTACCAATAgatttagaaaaggaactacaaaaatattctgATATATACTCACAGTTGAAACCTGGACGCAAGTTACAACTATGCAAAGATCAAGGAAAAGTAGAAATAGAGTTAGCCTTCAAAGATGGCAGGAGATTAGTTTTGGACGTTTCTTTAGAACAATGCAGCGTAATAAATCAGTTTCATTCCACAAATGATGAACCACTTTGTCTATCATTGGAGCAGCTCTCTGAGTCGCTAAATATCTCTTCTCCAAGGCTTATTCATCTGTTAAATTTCTGGATTCAAAAAGGTGTGCTTTCGaatgagaaagaaatttattccgTTATTGAATATTGCGACACAGATTTTGACCAAGCACAAAAGATCATCCCAATGGAGATTGAGAACAATAATCAGGAATCACATGACGATTCTGAGGTAGATAGGAAATATGAATTAACACTGCAAAGAAGTTTACCATTCATCGAAGGAATGCTGGCTAATTTAGGTGCCATGAAACTTCATAAGatccattcttttttgaaaactacGGTACCAAAAGATTGGGGATATAACCGAATCACCCTTcaagaattagaaaaatatttaagTACTCTAGCAGATGAAGGTAGGCTGAAATACATCGCCAATGGATCATACGAAGTAGTGAAAAATGAGCATAAAAACTGA